TTGACGCGCTGCTCGTAGACTGCGACGCTGTCACGACTGGTGTTGACCGACAGCGTTATAACGTCCCTGGGCTTCTGCAGAATCAAGGCCGCACCAATGGCGGCGCCCACCACAATCAAAGCTATTATGGCCCACGTCAGTCCCTTCACTCCGACCTCCTCAGATCTACGGTCGCGGCCTCGCTACGTAAAGCGCCTTCTCTCACCGATGCTGCTTGCTGAGCAGCGACCCGGCTTCGGGCTAATCGAGTCATGGCATCGCGGGGCCGCGCGTGTCAAAGGCGCAGGCGATACGTTCAAGGCGCTGCGCGCGACCCAGCCGGTCCCTTGCCGGGTTATGTTCACCCATGAGTTCCCGGTGGAAGACCGGTTTCTCGGTCTCGTAGATAACGCCGAGCGGCAACCGGTCGCGCCTTGCGGCGGCAGCCATCGCCGCGACAAGGTCCTTCGGGTCGTGCGTCGCCGGCTCTGTCTCGGCGTTGTACTTCTTGTACGCGTCGTTGAACGTAACACAGGGTTGCAGCACGTCGATGAACGCGAACCCACGGTGCTCTATGGCCCGTGCCATCAGGTCAGCGAGTTGCTCGACCTTGCCCGAGTACCCGCGAGCGACAAAGGTCGCGCCGGCCACGAGCATCAGGGTCAGCGGGTCAATCGGGTCTTCGACCGAGCCTGCGGGCGTGGACGGGCCTTTGAACCCGCGCCGGCTCGTCGGCGTGTATTGCCCGGTCGTGAGTCCGTAGACGCCGTTGTCATGAACGATCATCGTCATGTCCGCGTTGCGCTTGGCCGCGAACAGGAGATGAGCGATACCCTCGCCGAACGAGTCGCCGTCGCCGCCGAACGCAACCACGAAGAGGTCCGTGTTCGCGAGCTTCATGCCCTGCACCGCGGCGATTTCCCGACCGTGGATGGAGTAGAGCCCGGACAAGGCAAGGTAGTCGAATATCTTGCCGTGGCAGCCGATGCCGGCCGAGATGAAGAACCGGCTTCGGTCCACTCCCTCCGACTCGAGCCGGGCCACCGCGCGCTTGAAGGCGTTCAGGATACCGAAGTTGCCGCAGCCGGGGCACCATGTATTCTCGGCCATGGTGGCGAGTGGTATCAATGGGCCTCCATCAGCTCGGCGGCGAGCTCTTCAGGCGCGAACGGACGCCCGTCGTAGCGCTTGATTACCCGCGACGCCGTGATACCCGCCTTCTCCTTCAGCAGCGCGGCAAAGAGCCCGGTCGAGCTCTGCTCGACCACGGTCACCTCCTGCCCCGCGTACCGGGAAAGCTCCCACGCCGGAAATGGCTCAAGGTAGACAGGCTGCACCACGGTCGCCCCGATTCCGCCGCAGCGTAAGGCCTCAAGCACGCTCAGGGTCGTGGAACCGTAGGTCATGATGACCGGCCCCCGGTCGCCAAAGGTGTTCACCGTACGCAGGGTCCGGACATGGTCCGAAAGGCTCTCGCCCTTGCGGCGGCGCTTGTCCGACATCCGGGTGGAGATACCTGCGTCCTCGGTCGTGAACCCGTCTTCATCGTGCTCATAGCTGTTCCACTTGATGAGCTCGGCCCAGGGCGGGAAAGCGAGAGGTGAGACCCCGGTCGGCGCGTCAAGGTAGCGATGGTACGGGCCGGGCGCTGCGGCGACCTGCTCGGCCCAGGCCGCCTTGCCCGTGTCCAGTTCGACCGTGACGTGGCATTCGGATAGATGCTTCTCAGTCAGGAGTATCGTCGGGGTCTGGAACTCCCAGGCAAGGCTCATCAGTTCCGCCGCGAGCAGATATGCCTCTTCGACGCTGCCCGGCGAGGCTACCACGCGCGGGAATTCGCCGTGTCCCTGGTTAAGCGCGAAGTTCAAGTCTCCCTGTGAAGTGTAAGTGGGCAGGCCGGTCGAAGGTCCGGGCCGCGAGGACAGCAGGCATAGCAGCGGTACTTCGGCCATCCCGGCGAGCGATAACGCCTCCTGCATCAGCGCGAACCCGCCCCCGCTCGATGCCACCATCGCGCGGGCGCCGGCCGTGGCCGCACCGATTGCCATGTTCATCACCGCGATTTCGTTCTCGGGATGGACGGCTACGATTCCGAACTCCCTGGCCTTGCCGGCCAGGAAGGTGAGAATGGACGACGCCGGGGTCATCGGGTAGGCGAAGAAGATGTCGAGCCCGGCCGCAACCGCGCCCAGCGCAATTGCCTCGTTGCCGGAAAGCAGCGGCCGTTCCTTGTCCCCGCCTTCCAATTTGAACCGGCCGGCGAGCACCGGCAGAGCTGCGTTGAAGATGGTTCGCGCGTAGGCGGTGTTCTCCTCCGTGCCGCGACGGTACTCCTGCCCGATGAGCTTCGTCAACTCATCTTCCGACATCCCGATGGCGGCGGCCAGTACCGCGGCTACGCCGACGCCGGTGATGAGGTCGGGCTCCGAGTACTGCCTGGCCGTGGAAGAAAAAGGCAGGCTCACGAAAGCGGGAAGCCCGGAGTTCGACGTTCGGCGGTCGGCGTTCGACGTTGCATTGGCCTTGTCGTCGAGAACCATCACTCCGCGTTCACTCAGGTGTCCCTGGTGCGTATCGACTGAGCGCTGGTCGAGGCAGACAACGAGGTCGGCCTTCATGTAGTTGCTGGTAAGCGGACCGGCCGCGGTCGAGACCGCGCAGAAGTTATGCCCGCCGCGGATCAGGCTCGGGTATTCATCCATCTGGAAGACGCTCCTGCCCATCCGGGCAAAGAGCCGGGCCGCAACCGAACCGGCCTTCCGGATGCCATAGCCGGCCTTGCCGCCGGCAATCAGCGTGAAGACGTCACCTGCCATGTCTGGTCCGCGGGTTCGAGTACCGGGGCCAATGACGAAGCCCGAAGCACGAGTCCCGATTGAAGCTCGATTGAAGGAAATCGGCCAATTCGGGCTTCGGGTTCTGCCCGCCTTCAATCGTCATTCTGACTTCTGGTTTCGAGCCTTGCTTCTATCTTGCCTCGGGACCGGGATTGGACCAAACCACGAAGCCTTCCAGAGGCGCGTGAAGGCGCGAGTCTGCACCGAACCCTCGGTCATGTCCGTCCGCTCCGTGGCCGTGTGCGGAAATCCGAGCTGCTCTTCTCCCAGGCGTGCGAACGGAGCAGACAGCCTGGCCCGGCTGGATATCAACAACGTGTGATTCATGAACACCTCAATTGCACCCAACGTGCCAATAGGAAGAACGCCTGATTGAAGCTCTCCTTCCCTCATCGGGACATGACCCCACGGCAGGTGGTGGTTCGCAGGGCCGGAATCATTCTTCCAAAGCACAGACCGCCTTGGGTTCGCGGAGGAGCAACGCGATGCTCTCCGAAACCGACAGTTGCACATCCGGGCCGACGCGGCCGACGTAGCCGACGCTCAAGTCCTGGCCGATGACGATAGTCGAGAACTGCGCACCGGTGGCGAGCAGTATCCCGCCCGTCTTCAGGGCCGGGCTCTTGAACACTCCGCCGCCGACAATCTTCTCGATATGCGCGAGCTCGGTGCCGTTGCCGTCCGGGTAAAGCCGGTACAGCAGGTTGTAGCGGGCGGGTTCGAGCGCGAGTGCGTAGGGCCCGTGGAACCCGGCGGCATCGAGCAGGTTGACCGCGTCAACCACATCCGTCGCCGCCTTGCTCAAAGGCCGCCACGAAGTGAGCTTGTGATGGACGATTCCCGGGGCGGCAGTAAGCCCGGGCGCGTTCTTCGTGCCGGTGAAGATGAGTTCCTCCTCCGCCCTTGCACATTCGATCGCCGCGCGAACCGCGG
The genomic region above belongs to bacterium and contains:
- a CDS encoding thiamine pyrophosphate-dependent enzyme, which encodes MIPLATMAENTWCPGCGNFGILNAFKRAVARLESEGVDRSRFFISAGIGCHGKIFDYLALSGLYSIHGREIAAVQGMKLANTDLFVVAFGGDGDSFGEGIAHLLFAAKRNADMTMIVHDNGVYGLTTGQYTPTSRRGFKGPSTPAGSVEDPIDPLTLMLVAGATFVARGYSGKVEQLADLMARAIEHRGFAFIDVLQPCVTFNDAYKKYNAETEPATHDPKDLVAAMAAAARRDRLPLGVIYETEKPVFHRELMGEHNPARDRLGRAQRLERIACAFDTRGPAMP
- a CDS encoding 2-oxoacid:acceptor oxidoreductase subunit alpha; translated protein: MAGDVFTLIAGGKAGYGIRKAGSVAARLFARMGRSVFQMDEYPSLIRGGHNFCAVSTAAGPLTSNYMKADLVVCLDQRSVDTHQGHLSERGVMVLDDKANATSNADRRTSNSGLPAFVSLPFSSTARQYSEPDLITGVGVAAVLAAAIGMSEDELTKLIGQEYRRGTEENTAYARTIFNAALPVLAGRFKLEGGDKERPLLSGNEAIALGAVAAGLDIFFAYPMTPASSILTFLAGKAREFGIVAVHPENEIAVMNMAIGAATAGARAMVASSGGGFALMQEALSLAGMAEVPLLCLLSSRPGPSTGLPTYTSQGDLNFALNQGHGEFPRVVASPGSVEEAYLLAAELMSLAWEFQTPTILLTEKHLSECHVTVELDTGKAAWAEQVAAAPGPYHRYLDAPTGVSPLAFPPWAELIKWNSYEHDEDGFTTEDAGISTRMSDKRRRKGESLSDHVRTLRTVNTFGDRGPVIMTYGSTTLSVLEALRCGGIGATVVQPVYLEPFPAWELSRYAGQEVTVVEQSSTGLFAALLKEKAGITASRVIKRYDGRPFAPEELAAELMEAH
- a CDS encoding family 1 encapsulin nanocompartment shell protein, yielding MGSDLENRGSSGIGNQTWEVLERAAVGAAMSQLSARRFISIEGPHGLGVQAVPLSDEHSPDGHAVARLLPLHYIFRTFGLSLRDIAVYEREPLMLDAGPAVRAAIECARAEEELIFTGTKNAPGLTAAPGIVHHKLTSWRPLSKAATDVVDAVNLLDAAGFHGPYALALEPARYNLLYRLYPDGNGTELAHIEKIVGGGVFKSPALKTGGILLATGAQFSTIVIGQDLSVGYVGRVGPDVQLSVSESIALLLREPKAVCALEE